A region from the Mesorhizobium sp. J8 genome encodes:
- a CDS encoding lasso peptide biosynthesis B2 protein: MRNWSRLRSLSGREMLFLARCLVVVSAVRLALTLSSYNRVRGAVTRLDARRDASVADLRRVAWGVAAAARLVPGATCLTQALAGQYLLARQGNASKISIGIEKGTGSTLKAHAWLMSGNHIVLGGSINGFAHLVDHGS, translated from the coding sequence GTGAGGAACTGGTCTAGGCTCCGCTCGCTGAGCGGCCGGGAGATGCTGTTCCTGGCGCGCTGCCTGGTGGTGGTGAGCGCAGTGCGGCTCGCGCTGACGCTGTCCTCCTACAACCGTGTCCGCGGCGCGGTCACGCGGCTGGATGCCAGGCGCGACGCCAGCGTCGCCGATCTGCGGCGTGTCGCCTGGGGCGTCGCCGCAGCGGCGCGGCTCGTGCCGGGCGCCACGTGCCTCACCCAGGCGCTGGCCGGGCAATATCTGCTCGCCCGCCAGGGCAATGCCTCGAAGATCAGCATCGGCATCGAGAAAGGCACCGGCAGCACGCTCAAGGCGCATGCGTGGCTGATGAGCGGCAACCACATCGTGCTCGGCGGTTCGATCAACGGCTTTGCCCATCTGGTCGACCATGGGTCGTGA
- a CDS encoding PqqD family protein produces MDWNPSDHDRVVATGEAVACEFGPGLALLHLKSNVYYSLNGVGAFIWEQIQEPRSILDIRSAVLARYNVDAERCKADVEGLLRGLSEAGLARLHREELV; encoded by the coding sequence ATGGACTGGAACCCCTCGGACCATGACCGCGTGGTTGCGACCGGCGAGGCGGTCGCGTGTGAATTCGGCCCCGGACTGGCGCTGCTCCATCTCAAATCCAACGTCTATTACAGCCTGAACGGCGTCGGCGCCTTCATCTGGGAGCAGATCCAGGAGCCGCGATCGATCCTCGATATCCGCAGCGCCGTGCTTGCGCGCTACAATGTCGATGCGGAGCGCTGCAAGGCGGACGTCGAGGGTTTGCTCAGGGGGCTGAGCGAAGCAGGGCTTGCGAGGCTCCATCGTGAGGAACTGGTCTAG
- a CDS encoding lasso RiPP family leader peptide-containing protein: protein MEQNVEKHEYETPSLTVHGSIETITQGGAGTTALDASFPAHTPVGELTFS, encoded by the coding sequence ATGGAACAGAATGTTGAAAAGCATGAGTACGAAACCCCCAGCCTGACGGTTCACGGTTCGATTGAAACGATCACGCAGGGCGGTGCCGGCACGACGGCGCTTGACGCGAGCTTCCCCGCGCACACGCCGGTCGGCGAGCTGACCTTCTCCTAA
- a CDS encoding nucleotidyltransferase family protein, with protein MAVQDGSYERLRAAGCANEVAYVQACLRLFFTPRAKITDGPADLPALTVSAAPISAAPVSAANVADIARLNKVAVFLLKALKHAPADAVPAELAGWLDGYRRRTMSMNAACIGDSIAIDRALRESGVDFVFLKGPLQQHLLYGDHFMKPSGDVDILVSPARFGQAREALRAIGYEVAGKSRSVWWIRFLGEQHMVREDGARASTVDLHHRLQQPGSPSPRDIDGFLRRKREVEVAGAAMPVISAADTLLLSSISVAKAFFNREPCAGYVCDIRASAGRLNEAEQQRVLDHAAGQGLADTLLLGLRAADVLLGATGTLLSERATRILARIDNADLFHMVMAPWLASLRWPQRRHVLWELCGREPVRYLAEAGWAASADLSRRIFERPATIGPAQGEMIKIMGGAANHASER; from the coding sequence ATGGCGGTGCAGGATGGCTCCTATGAAAGGCTGCGCGCCGCCGGCTGCGCCAACGAAGTCGCCTATGTGCAGGCCTGCCTGAGGCTGTTTTTCACGCCCCGAGCCAAGATCACGGATGGCCCAGCCGATCTGCCCGCACTGACGGTCTCGGCGGCCCCGATTTCGGCGGCCCCAGTCTCGGCGGCCAACGTCGCCGACATCGCCAGGCTGAACAAGGTCGCCGTGTTCCTGCTCAAGGCGCTCAAGCATGCGCCCGCGGACGCTGTGCCCGCGGAGTTGGCTGGCTGGCTCGATGGCTACCGTCGGCGCACGATGTCGATGAACGCCGCCTGCATCGGCGATTCGATAGCCATCGATCGCGCGCTGCGCGAGAGCGGGGTCGATTTCGTCTTCCTCAAGGGGCCGCTCCAGCAGCATCTGCTCTATGGCGACCATTTCATGAAGCCTTCTGGCGATGTCGACATACTGGTTTCGCCGGCGCGCTTCGGGCAAGCGCGCGAGGCGTTGCGGGCGATTGGCTACGAGGTTGCCGGCAAATCCCGCTCCGTCTGGTGGATTCGCTTCCTCGGCGAGCAGCACATGGTTCGCGAAGACGGCGCGAGGGCCTCGACGGTCGACCTCCATCATCGGCTGCAGCAGCCTGGCTCGCCGAGCCCACGCGACATCGACGGCTTCCTGCGCCGCAAGCGCGAAGTCGAGGTGGCCGGCGCCGCCATGCCGGTGATCTCGGCCGCCGACACGCTGCTATTGTCCTCGATCAGCGTCGCCAAGGCCTTTTTCAACCGCGAGCCCTGTGCCGGCTATGTCTGCGACATCAGGGCCAGCGCCGGCCGCCTGAACGAAGCCGAGCAGCAGAGGGTGCTCGATCACGCCGCCGGACAGGGCCTGGCGGACACGCTGCTCCTCGGCCTGCGCGCGGCCGATGTGCTGCTCGGCGCCACAGGCACGCTGCTTTCGGAGCGCGCCACCCGCATTCTGGCCCGCATCGACAACGCCGATCTCTTCCACATGGTCATGGCGCCGTGGCTCGCGTCATTGCGCTGGCCGCAGCGCCGCCATGTGCTTTGGGAGCTCTGCGGCCGCGAGCCGGTCCGTTACCTGGCTGAAGCCGGTTGGGCCGCCTCCGCCGATCTCAGCCGGCGCATCTTCGAGCGGCCGGCCACGATCGGGCCGGCGCAGGGCGAAATGATCAAAATCATGGGCGGGGCTGCCAATCATGCAAGCGAAAGGTGA
- a CDS encoding glycosyltransferase family 2 protein, whose translation MPVTTPITNPGVCVIIAARNAARTIPGAIASALREAEVAEVIVVDDASTDDTREVALAADDGSGRLAVIRFDVNRGPSAARNAAIQASRSPFISILDADDFFLEGRFRRLFASADWDFAADNIMLIRDDAATDLAKITAPPFEAEPEFLDFERFIDGNISRRRVRRGELGFLKPVISRTFLDRHGLSYDENLRLGEDYELYARAVACGARFKVIKSCGYGAIVRADSLSGRHRTQDLKRLADADLALLQIDSLPERSKAALRRHERHVRDKYRLRNFLDVKAERGLASAAAYAFASQSNLIPIVRGVATDKLDALFRRTGIVARQQIPPMRFLMAATSAANE comes from the coding sequence ATGCCCGTGACGACGCCCATCACCAATCCAGGGGTCTGCGTCATCATCGCCGCGCGCAATGCGGCGCGCACCATTCCCGGCGCCATCGCTTCGGCGCTGCGCGAGGCGGAAGTCGCCGAAGTCATCGTGGTCGACGACGCCTCCACCGACGACACCCGGGAAGTGGCCCTGGCCGCCGATGACGGCAGCGGCCGGCTTGCCGTCATCCGCTTCGACGTCAATCGCGGCCCTTCCGCCGCGCGCAACGCGGCCATCCAAGCCTCCAGATCGCCCTTCATCAGCATTCTTGATGCCGACGATTTCTTCCTCGAGGGCCGCTTTCGCCGGCTTTTCGCCAGCGCCGATTGGGATTTCGCCGCCGACAACATCATGCTGATCCGAGACGATGCGGCGACGGACCTCGCCAAGATCACCGCGCCGCCTTTCGAAGCCGAGCCGGAATTTCTCGATTTCGAGCGCTTCATCGACGGCAACATCTCGCGCCGCCGCGTGCGGCGCGGCGAGTTGGGCTTCCTCAAGCCGGTGATCAGCCGGACTTTCCTCGACCGGCATGGGCTGAGCTACGACGAGAACCTCAGGCTTGGCGAAGATTACGAACTCTACGCGCGCGCCGTCGCCTGCGGGGCACGCTTCAAAGTCATCAAGTCCTGCGGCTATGGCGCGATCGTGCGCGCCGATTCGCTGAGCGGCCGCCACAGAACGCAGGATTTGAAGCGCCTTGCCGATGCCGATCTGGCGCTGCTCCAGATCGACAGCCTTCCGGAGCGCTCGAAGGCAGCGTTGCGGCGCCATGAGCGCCATGTCCGCGACAAATACCGGCTGCGCAATTTCCTCGATGTGAAAGCCGAGCGCGGGCTGGCGTCGGCTGCGGCTTACGCCTTCGCCAGCCAGTCGAATCTGATCCCGATCGTGCGCGGCGTCGCCACCGACAAGCTCGACGCGCTGTTCCGCCGCACCGGGATTGTTGCGCGGCAGCAAATACCGCCGATGCGCTTCCTGATGGCGGCAACCAGCGCCGCGAACGAGTGA
- a CDS encoding family 16 glycosylhydrolase, giving the protein MNADPDNTSAVAACATSHAPWSGLTSLRLGFVGALLAIAATLAGSLHPAHAQEAQQELKSAPSFVDDFSNFNQSRWFVSDGWTNGAHQNCTWSKDLVRLSDGVLSLGFEKRKLKDRDFACAEIQTKQRYGYGVYEARMKTGTGSGLNAAFFSYIGPQDKQPWDEIDFEVLTKDPSKVQVNSYIQGKPKNGKLVDVEGGADKGFNDYGFVWEKDRLRWYINGKLVHEVTNPDELPTHSQKIFFSLWGSDKLTNWMGAFTDPGSRVIMQVKRVAFTALGQPCQFPESLACSVSNSN; this is encoded by the coding sequence ATGAACGCAGATCCGGACAACACCTCCGCCGTGGCGGCTTGCGCGACGTCGCATGCGCCATGGAGCGGATTAACCAGCCTGCGGCTAGGCTTCGTCGGCGCCTTGCTTGCGATCGCAGCGACCCTTGCCGGGAGCCTGCATCCCGCGCATGCGCAGGAGGCGCAGCAAGAGCTGAAAAGCGCACCGTCCTTCGTCGACGATTTCTCGAATTTCAACCAGTCTCGCTGGTTCGTCTCGGACGGCTGGACCAACGGCGCCCATCAGAACTGCACTTGGTCGAAGGATCTCGTGCGGCTTTCCGACGGCGTGCTGTCGCTGGGCTTCGAAAAGCGCAAGCTGAAGGACCGCGATTTCGCCTGCGCCGAGATCCAGACGAAGCAGCGCTACGGCTATGGCGTCTACGAGGCGCGCATGAAGACCGGCACCGGCTCCGGTCTCAACGCCGCCTTCTTCTCTTATATCGGCCCGCAGGACAAACAGCCCTGGGACGAGATCGACTTCGAGGTCCTCACCAAGGATCCGTCGAAGGTGCAGGTCAACAGCTACATCCAGGGCAAGCCCAAGAACGGCAAGCTGGTCGACGTCGAGGGCGGCGCCGACAAGGGCTTCAACGATTATGGCTTCGTCTGGGAGAAGGACCGGCTGCGCTGGTACATCAACGGCAAGCTCGTCCATGAGGTGACCAACCCGGACGAGTTGCCGACCCACTCGCAGAAAATCTTCTTCAGCCTCTGGGGCAGCGACAAGCTGACCAACTGGATGGGCGCCTTCACCGATCCGGGTAGCAGGGTGATCATGCAGGTCAAGCGCGTCGCTTTCACCGCTTTGGGCCAGCCATGCCAGTTTCCGGAATCGCTGGCATGCAGCGTAAGTAACAGCAACTAG
- a CDS encoding UDP-glucose dehydrogenase family protein, with protein MNLTVFGIGYVGLVQAAVLAEVGHEVVCVDVDEKKVERLNQGLIPIFEPGLESLVKENHAAGRIRFTTDAAAAVRHGQIQMIAVGTPPGEDGSADLRYVLAVAETIGREMDGPKIVVGKSTVPVGTCEKVKAKIAETLKKRGREDLAFDVASNPEFLKEGSAVADCMKPDRIIVGTSSEDTEMVMRELYAPFNRNHEKMIVMDVRSAEFTKYAANCMLATKISFMNEMANLAEQLGADIEEVRKGIGSDPRIGYHFIYPGLGYGGSCFPKDVRALIKTAEGVKFDAKLLRAVEERNNAQKSVLFDKVNHYFKGALRGKTFAVWGLAFKPNTDDMREAPSRTLMEALWAAGAKVQAYDPEAMQECQAIYGLREDLLLCGTKEAALRGANALLICTEWKSFRAPSFDALKDALTTPVIFDGRNLYDPKVIARYGIEYFSIGRMAA; from the coding sequence ATGAATTTGACGGTGTTTGGGATTGGCTATGTCGGTCTCGTCCAGGCGGCTGTGCTTGCCGAGGTCGGCCACGAGGTGGTGTGCGTCGATGTCGACGAGAAGAAGGTGGAGCGGCTCAACCAGGGTTTGATCCCGATTTTCGAACCCGGCCTGGAAAGTCTCGTCAAGGAAAACCACGCGGCCGGCCGCATCCGCTTCACCACGGATGCCGCGGCGGCCGTCAGGCATGGCCAGATTCAGATGATTGCGGTCGGCACGCCGCCCGGCGAGGATGGCTCGGCCGATCTGAGATATGTGCTCGCCGTCGCCGAGACCATCGGTCGCGAGATGGACGGCCCCAAGATCGTCGTCGGCAAGTCTACGGTGCCGGTCGGCACTTGCGAGAAGGTGAAGGCCAAGATCGCCGAGACGCTGAAGAAGCGCGGCCGCGAGGATCTCGCCTTCGACGTCGCCTCAAATCCGGAGTTCCTCAAGGAGGGCTCGGCGGTCGCCGACTGCATGAAGCCGGACCGCATCATCGTGGGCACCTCCAGCGAGGACACCGAGATGGTGATGCGCGAGCTCTATGCGCCGTTCAATCGCAACCACGAGAAGATGATCGTGATGGATGTACGCAGTGCCGAATTCACCAAATACGCCGCCAATTGCATGCTGGCGACCAAGATCAGCTTCATGAACGAGATGGCCAACCTGGCCGAGCAGCTGGGCGCCGACATCGAGGAGGTGCGCAAGGGCATCGGCTCGGATCCGCGCATCGGCTACCACTTCATCTATCCCGGCCTCGGCTATGGCGGCTCCTGCTTCCCGAAGGATGTGCGCGCGCTGATCAAGACCGCTGAGGGCGTCAAGTTCGACGCCAAGCTGCTGCGCGCCGTCGAGGAGCGCAACAATGCGCAAAAGTCGGTCCTGTTCGATAAGGTCAACCACTATTTCAAGGGCGCGCTCAGGGGCAAGACCTTCGCCGTCTGGGGGCTGGCCTTCAAGCCAAACACCGACGACATGCGCGAGGCGCCGTCGCGCACGCTGATGGAAGCGCTGTGGGCGGCCGGCGCCAAGGTGCAGGCCTACGATCCCGAGGCGATGCAGGAGTGCCAGGCGATCTATGGCCTGCGCGAGGATCTGCTTTTGTGCGGCACCAAGGAGGCGGCGCTGCGCGGCGCCAACGCGCTGCTGATCTGCACCGAATGGAAGAGCTTCCGCGCGCCGTCCTTCGACGCGCTCAAGGATGCGCTGACGACGCCGGTCATCTTCGATGGCCGCAATCTCTACGATCCCAAGGTGATCGCGCGCTACGGCATCGAGTATTTCTCCATCGGCAGGATGGCGGCATGA
- a CDS encoding GMC oxidoreductase gives MVLDVRPEQIASEHFDLVVIGSGFGSSFFLHEFLKRRKARVLVLEWGRHNTHEWQLSQNANTDIDDESTYDTDNPDKPWNYTIGLGGGTNCWFAQTPRFHPNDFRLKSTYGVGNDWPISYDELEPFYGDAEEIMSISGDPDMARMLPRSRPFPQPPHRMSTPDRMMKAAQPDQHFVMPTARARVATPQRASCCANLRCWLCPADAKFTVNNGLMHVFQHPDVSVCLGAEVRRFDHAGGAVRSVAFVRDGKEYSVGGDLFILGANAIQSPAIMLRSGLGGEFVGLGLHESYGWNYEAYLGGVDNFDGSTITTGLNFGLYDGPHRAEHAAALVYFENRWQHGMRAEKGRLRQVLPLVIVTENLLDPENRVILDKNENAFVSFKGASDYATKGMAKALERLPELLKPLPVEQIFDRGIRPTESHVQGTLRMGTGPADSVVDRDMIHHQLRNLVVVGTSTYPSCSCANPSLTAAALSLRAAGKLAA, from the coding sequence ATGGTGCTGGACGTTCGGCCCGAACAAATCGCCAGCGAGCATTTCGATCTCGTCGTCATCGGATCCGGCTTCGGGTCGTCCTTCTTCCTGCACGAATTCCTGAAGCGGCGCAAAGCCCGCGTCCTCGTGCTCGAATGGGGCCGCCACAATACGCATGAGTGGCAGCTCAGCCAGAACGCCAACACCGACATAGACGACGAGAGCACCTACGATACGGACAATCCCGACAAGCCGTGGAATTACACGATCGGCCTCGGCGGCGGCACCAATTGCTGGTTCGCGCAGACGCCGCGTTTCCATCCAAACGACTTCAGGCTGAAGAGCACCTATGGCGTCGGCAACGACTGGCCGATCAGCTATGACGAGCTTGAGCCGTTCTATGGCGACGCCGAGGAAATCATGTCGATCTCCGGCGATCCCGACATGGCGCGGATGCTGCCGCGCTCGCGACCGTTTCCGCAGCCGCCGCATCGCATGTCGACGCCCGACCGTATGATGAAGGCGGCGCAGCCGGATCAGCACTTCGTCATGCCGACCGCCCGGGCGCGGGTGGCGACGCCGCAGCGCGCTTCGTGCTGCGCCAATTTGAGATGCTGGTTGTGTCCGGCGGATGCCAAGTTCACCGTCAACAACGGCCTGATGCATGTCTTCCAGCATCCCGACGTCTCGGTTTGCCTCGGCGCTGAGGTACGCCGGTTCGACCATGCCGGCGGTGCGGTCCGCTCCGTCGCCTTCGTGCGGGACGGCAAGGAATATTCAGTCGGCGGCGATCTCTTCATCCTTGGCGCCAATGCCATACAGAGCCCCGCGATCATGCTGCGCTCCGGACTTGGCGGCGAGTTCGTCGGCTTGGGCCTGCACGAATCCTATGGCTGGAATTACGAGGCCTATCTCGGCGGCGTCGACAATTTCGACGGCTCGACCATCACCACCGGCCTCAATTTCGGCCTTTACGACGGGCCGCACCGGGCCGAGCATGCGGCGGCGCTCGTCTATTTCGAGAATCGCTGGCAGCACGGTATGCGCGCCGAGAAGGGCAGGCTGCGGCAGGTGCTGCCGCTGGTCATCGTCACCGAGAACCTGCTCGATCCTGAAAACCGCGTCATCCTCGACAAGAACGAGAACGCCTTCGTCAGCTTCAAGGGCGCGTCTGACTATGCCACCAAGGGCATGGCGAAAGCGCTGGAAAGGCTGCCGGAGCTGCTCAAGCCGCTGCCGGTCGAGCAGATTTTCGATCGCGGCATAAGGCCGACGGAATCTCACGTGCAGGGTACGCTGCGCATGGGCACAGGCCCGGCCGATTCCGTGGTCGACCGCGACATGATCCATCACCAGCTCAGGAACCTCGTGGTCGTCGGCACCAGCACCTATCCGAGCTGTTCCTGCGCCAATCCAAGCCTGACCGCGGCTGCCCTGTCCTTGCGGGCGGCGGGGAAGCTGGCGGCATGA
- a CDS encoding glycosyltransferase family 2 protein, translating to MAVQRKPTVTVIVPTFNREKFLPEAIDSLLRQTVAPDQILIVDDGSTDNTAAVAAAFPAPVEYYRKENGGKSTALNFALKHCTGDFVWIFDDDDVAHPTALERFLAAFEREPDADFAFGEYARFQRSAQIEEEDYEIVAFGHVTQDNFFPSHLEYCHVHQPGLLVRRECYDEVGGFNETLVRSQDYEMMLRLARRFKAIRVEGLMFFQRQHDMVRGSTKVVISYTDRIKAWGSYDRVIMEEIYKSVDLHEYLDRSEQALPKTADLEMQALLQRSSIMARKGLWHHAAADIRRYAQLAERAGKTSLSDKERAIVRRTFEAYDTGLASATADAFVSAVKGWKAGPLKADIVREYMHSFPYFLARDLKAGKLVPASKLLREYSTLSLSGSVSRLCRAMTSKLPLQRGAS from the coding sequence ATGGCTGTGCAGCGCAAACCGACGGTCACCGTCATCGTCCCCACCTTCAATCGTGAAAAATTCCTGCCCGAAGCCATCGACAGCCTGCTGCGGCAGACTGTGGCGCCGGATCAGATACTAATCGTCGATGATGGCTCGACGGACAACACCGCCGCGGTAGCGGCCGCTTTCCCGGCGCCGGTGGAATATTACCGCAAGGAGAATGGCGGCAAGTCGACGGCGCTGAATTTCGCCCTGAAGCACTGCACGGGCGATTTCGTCTGGATATTCGACGACGACGACGTCGCGCACCCGACGGCGCTGGAACGGTTTCTCGCCGCCTTCGAGCGGGAACCGGACGCCGATTTCGCTTTCGGCGAATATGCGCGCTTCCAGCGCTCGGCCCAGATCGAGGAGGAGGACTACGAGATCGTCGCCTTCGGCCACGTCACCCAGGACAATTTCTTCCCGTCCCACCTCGAATATTGCCACGTCCACCAACCCGGTCTCCTGGTGCGCCGCGAATGCTATGACGAGGTGGGAGGCTTCAACGAGACCCTGGTCCGGTCGCAGGACTATGAGATGATGCTGAGGCTCGCTCGCCGGTTCAAGGCAATCCGGGTCGAGGGCCTGATGTTCTTCCAGCGCCAGCACGACATGGTCCGCGGCAGCACCAAGGTCGTGATTTCCTATACCGACCGGATAAAGGCCTGGGGCTCGTACGACCGCGTGATCATGGAGGAGATCTACAAGTCGGTCGATCTCCACGAATATCTCGATCGCTCGGAACAGGCCTTGCCGAAGACGGCCGATCTCGAGATGCAGGCGCTGCTGCAGCGCTCGAGCATCATGGCCAGGAAGGGCCTATGGCACCACGCGGCCGCGGACATCCGCCGCTACGCCCAGCTTGCCGAGCGAGCCGGAAAGACCTCGCTCAGCGACAAGGAGCGCGCCATCGTGCGGCGCACCTTCGAAGCCTATGACACGGGCCTGGCGTCCGCCACCGCCGACGCATTCGTCTCGGCGGTGAAAGGATGGAAGGCGGGTCCGCTGAAGGCCGACATCGTCAGGGAGTACATGCACTCTTTCCCCTATTTCCTCGCCCGCGATTTGAAGGCGGGAAAACTCGTTCCAGCGTCGAAGCTTTTGCGGGAGTACTCGACGCTGTCTCTTTCAGGCTCGGTCAGTCGCCTCTGTCGGGCAATGACGTCGAAGCTTCCGTTGCAGCGCGGCGCAAGCTGA
- a CDS encoding glycosyltransferase, whose translation MKVLFASGNGYIPEFTGGVQSNTHHLVEQLIEHGHQASVLASLFGDGMFGFKARAKMKLLRQPAVVDNFPGYPVIRAWFPWDAAGFAVSKTRPDVAVVQCHKSVPLGKALLAEGVPLVVYLHNVEFHELAGDPRELGSALYIANSEFTARTYREKFGIESIVLPPTINDALYCTHTTGEFVTMINPYEEKGFDLAVKIAGACPEIPFLFVESWKLDDDHRARVEKTIAPFSNIKLENRTNDMKTVYGRTKILLAPSKWEEAWGRVASEAHCSGIPVVGSRRGGLPEAIGPGGVVLDYDAPLADWASAVERLWNDRQEYERLSAAALTFSKRPELDPARQLVVFLDLLERAARQGVRRAA comes from the coding sequence ATGAAAGTGCTTTTCGCAAGCGGCAACGGATACATCCCCGAGTTCACCGGCGGCGTGCAATCCAACACCCATCATCTGGTCGAACAGCTGATCGAGCATGGCCACCAGGCGTCGGTCCTGGCCTCGCTGTTCGGCGACGGCATGTTCGGCTTCAAGGCGCGCGCCAAGATGAAGCTGCTGCGGCAGCCGGCGGTGGTCGACAATTTTCCGGGCTACCCGGTGATACGCGCCTGGTTCCCCTGGGACGCGGCCGGCTTCGCCGTCAGCAAAACCAGGCCCGACGTCGCCGTCGTGCAGTGCCACAAATCCGTCCCGCTCGGAAAGGCGCTCCTCGCCGAAGGCGTGCCGCTGGTCGTCTATCTCCACAATGTCGAATTCCACGAGCTCGCCGGCGATCCGCGCGAGCTCGGTTCGGCCTTGTACATCGCCAATTCGGAATTCACCGCGCGCACCTACAGGGAAAAATTCGGCATCGAATCCATCGTGCTTCCGCCGACCATCAACGACGCCCTCTATTGCACGCACACGACCGGCGAATTCGTCACCATGATCAATCCCTATGAGGAGAAGGGTTTCGATCTGGCGGTCAAGATCGCGGGCGCTTGTCCGGAGATCCCCTTCCTCTTCGTGGAAAGCTGGAAGCTGGACGACGACCATCGCGCGCGCGTCGAGAAGACCATTGCGCCATTCTCGAATATCAAGCTCGAAAACCGCACCAACGACATGAAGACGGTCTATGGCCGCACCAAAATCCTGCTTGCCCCGAGCAAATGGGAGGAAGCCTGGGGCCGCGTGGCGTCCGAGGCGCATTGCAGCGGCATCCCGGTCGTCGGATCGAGGCGCGGTGGCCTGCCCGAAGCCATCGGCCCCGGCGGTGTGGTGCTCGACTACGACGCTCCGCTCGCTGATTGGGCCTCCGCGGTGGAGCGCCTGTGGAACGACCGCCAGGAATACGAGCGGCTTTCGGCTGCGGCTCTTACCTTCTCCAAGCGTCCGGAGCTCGATCCCGCGCGGCAGCTGGTTGTGTTTCTGGACCTCCTCGAAAGGGCGGCCCGGCAAGGCGTTCGCCGCGCCGCGTAG